One genomic window of Rhodothermales bacterium includes the following:
- a CDS encoding HDOD domain-containing protein yields MNQPGRGKNTSLAHLNLRYPALPQTFLRIMELMEQDASSDAGAVSDAIVHDPGAVGRILRLANSGRQRPEDEIRTVHKAVEVLGPETVAGVILSMNMSEIRSTLDITTTLPFLNFVRHSVATAFLARYLYLMNPEAPRDAAARLERANEAFTAGLMHDFGKLLLLYNFPEEASRFYGAMAHEFRTDYAILEAERVLFGFSHVEAGSFLARQMHFPAQLTQAMALHHTYADLGTMPRALRQLVYVVSAANRAAHAMEEESDDSDLERCFQDDIWRLLLADGALSVDSLQDLLGEFVELKPSLEEYLGAFA; encoded by the coding sequence ATGAACCAGCCCGGCCGAGGGAAAAATACGTCGCTTGCCCATCTCAACCTTCGCTATCCGGCGTTACCCCAGACGTTTCTGCGGATCATGGAGCTGATGGAGCAGGACGCCAGCAGCGATGCCGGGGCGGTGAGCGACGCCATTGTGCACGACCCCGGCGCCGTGGGGCGGATTCTGCGCCTGGCCAACTCGGGGCGCCAGCGGCCGGAGGATGAGATTCGCACGGTGCATAAAGCCGTCGAGGTGCTCGGTCCTGAAACCGTGGCCGGCGTCATCCTCAGCATGAATATGTCCGAGATACGCTCTACGCTGGACATCACGACGACGTTGCCCTTCCTCAATTTCGTCCGCCATAGCGTGGCGACAGCCTTTCTCGCCCGGTATCTTTATTTAATGAACCCCGAGGCGCCGCGCGACGCCGCCGCTCGGCTGGAGCGGGCCAACGAGGCGTTTACGGCCGGCCTCATGCACGACTTCGGCAAACTCCTCCTGCTTTACAACTTTCCGGAGGAAGCCTCGCGATTTTACGGCGCCATGGCCCATGAATTCCGGACCGACTACGCCATTCTCGAGGCGGAGCGGGTGTTGTTCGGGTTCAGCCACGTCGAGGCCGGCAGCTTCCTCGCCCGGCAGATGCACTTCCCGGCCCAGCTCACCCAGGCGATGGCGCTCCATCACACCTACGCCGACCTTGGGACGATGCCCCGCGCCCTCCGCCAGCTCGTCTATGTGGTCTCCGCCGCCAATCGTGCCGCCCATGCGATGGAAGAGGAATCGGACGACTCCGATCTCGAGCGCTGTTTTCAGGACGACATCTGGCGCCTCCTCCTCGCCGATGGCGCCCTCTCGGTGGATTCCCTTCAGGACCTTCTCGGCGAATTCGTCGAGCTGAAACCCTCGCTGGAAGAATACCTCGGCGCTTTCGCCTGA
- a CDS encoding aromatic ring-hydroxylating dioxygenase subunit alpha has product MRDTPPWHPSVPEWSPETLDVDPIERSETIPSSWYVDPAFHAWDRTAVFSTHWQYAGHIGQLREAGDYLTADAAGAPVVVVRGTDGALRAFYNVCRHRGGPLALDHCGRSAMLQCKYHGWTYRLDGSLRGVPRFNRVDLFDKKDYGLKPVRVATWEGLVFIHAGEPLLPLGDLLAGIAERIAPMRLEGLRFARRIRYEVACNWKVYVDNYLEGYHLPYVHPELCDVLDVGRYETETFSYYSLQYSPLSPDSTRYGAASDSAYYYFVFPNCMLNIMPGRLQMNIVLPLAPDRCVVLFDYFYTDTDSLAAARKIEEDMAFSDHVQQEDIEICEWVQRGLASPAYDRGRFSVECEQGVYHFQTQLKTAYRSAARAAGNAL; this is encoded by the coding sequence ATGCGGGATACACCCCCCTGGCACCCCTCCGTGCCCGAATGGTCGCCGGAGACTCTGGACGTCGATCCCATCGAGCGCTCCGAAACCATTCCCTCCAGCTGGTATGTCGATCCCGCGTTTCATGCCTGGGATCGGACCGCCGTTTTTTCGACCCACTGGCAGTACGCCGGCCACATCGGGCAGCTTCGGGAAGCGGGTGACTACCTGACGGCGGATGCCGCCGGCGCCCCGGTCGTCGTCGTCCGGGGGACCGATGGGGCGCTGCGAGCATTTTATAATGTCTGCCGCCACCGCGGTGGACCCCTGGCGCTGGACCATTGCGGCCGCTCCGCCATGCTCCAGTGTAAATACCACGGATGGACGTATCGGCTGGATGGCTCGCTGCGCGGGGTGCCGCGGTTTAATCGGGTCGATCTGTTTGATAAGAAAGACTACGGCCTGAAACCCGTACGGGTGGCCACGTGGGAAGGTCTCGTGTTTATACACGCCGGCGAACCGCTCCTCCCCCTGGGCGATCTCCTGGCCGGCATCGCCGAGCGTATCGCCCCGATGCGTCTGGAGGGCCTTCGCTTTGCACGCCGCATCCGCTACGAGGTGGCCTGCAATTGGAAGGTTTATGTCGACAACTACCTCGAGGGGTATCATCTCCCTTACGTGCACCCCGAATTATGCGATGTGCTGGATGTCGGGCGGTACGAAACCGAGACGTTTTCGTATTATTCGCTCCAGTACAGCCCGCTCAGCCCCGATTCCACCCGCTACGGCGCCGCTTCCGATTCTGCCTATTATTACTTCGTGTTTCCCAATTGCATGCTCAATATCATGCCGGGCCGGCTGCAGATGAACATCGTACTGCCGCTGGCCCCCGATCGATGTGTGGTCCTGTTCGATTATTTCTACACCGATACCGACTCCCTGGCGGCGGCCAGGAAGATAGAGGAGGATATGGCGTTCAGCGATCATGTGCAGCAGGAAGACATCGAGATCTGTGAGTGGGTGCAGCGGGGACTGGCTTCGCCGGCGTACGACCGGGGCCGGTTTTCGGTGGAATGTGAGCAGGGGGTTTACCATTTCCAGACCCAGCTGAAAACGGCCTACCGGTCGGCGGCGCGTGCCGCGGGGAACGCCCTATGA